Within the Cyanobacteriota bacterium genome, the region GATAAATACATACTCAGCGGATCAGTCGTTTTTTCCCCAATCTTAAAGGCCGTAGTAGGAGAAGTCGGCGAAATCAGCACATCTACTTGCTCAAATGCACGTTCAAAGTCTTGCTTAATTAACGTCCGCACCTTTTGGGCCTTGAGATAATAGGCATCGTAGTACCCAGCCGACAATGCATAGGTTCCTAGCATGATGCGGCGCTTGACTTCGCTGCCAAATCCTTCAGCACGGCTGCGGGTATACATGGTAACTAAATCCTCCGCATCCTCTGCCCGATAGCCATACTTTACGCCATCATAACGGGCTAGGTTTGCCGAAGCCTCTGAACACGCAATAATGTAATAGGTGGGGAGTCCATAGTTAAAACTAGGACAGGACACAACCTGAATCTCAGCACCAAGGTCTTGCAGTTGCTCGATCGCAGTAGTCACCGCCTTTTCGACGCTTGGTGACAGTCCAGAGCCAAAGGTTTCTTTAATAACTCCAATACGACGATAGCTTTTAATCTTAAGGTCAGGACGCAGTGCCTTTTGGTAATCAGGCACAGGCACATTCAAGCTCGTGGAATCGTTAGGATCATAGCCTGCGATCGCCTGCAATAGAATCGCCGTATCTTCTACACTGCGACCAAAGGGGCCGATTTGATCTAGGGAAGAGGCATAGGCGACTAGCCCATAGCGAGACACTCGCCCATAGGTTGGCTTCATGCCCACCACTCCACAAAACGATGCTGGCAGACGGATAGATCCACCCGTATCTGAGCCGAGGGAAACAACACACTCACCCGCAGCCACAGCAGCAGCCGATCCACCAGACGAGCCACCGGGCACACGCTCTAAATCCCAAGGATTTGCTGTCACCTGATAGGCTGAAGTCTCAGTGGAACTACCCATAGCGAACTCATCCATATTGGCCTTGCCAACAATGACGGCACCCGCTGCCTTCAAGCGCTGAGTGACCGTGGATTCGTAGGGTGGTATAAAGTTCTGCAAAATGCGAGATCCACAGGTTGTCGGGATCCCTTGAGTACAGAGGTTATCTTTGACAACGATCGGGATTCCAGCTAACAACCCGACAGTTTGACCAGCAGCAATTTGAGTATCCACTCGCCGCGCTTGATCTAGCGCTTGTTCAGCCGTAACGTGCAGCAAGCTCCGCACTTTGGGTTCTACAGCTTCGATGCGATTTAGGTACTCTTGGGTAAGTTCAACCGCGGATCGCTCTTTATTAACCAACTGTTCATGCAACTCACGAATGGATGCCATGGGCTATCTCTCTGGAACTTATCTGGAAATTCAATAGTGGCTGGAAAGTGGCTGAGACTAGGTGCCATCTTAGCATCCATAGGATTCTGAAAGCATTGCACCTCTACTCTTCAATGCTAACTGTGACATTATGAGGTTCTACAGACTCTGGTGCAGCCTCTTTTTGGAATAAATCTGGATAGGTAGAAAATTTCGGCAAAATTTCTCGAATAAACGCCTCAGCCGCCTTGGATCGATAGCGGTTAGGGTTCAAAATTACAGATAGCGTGCGCTTTACTTCTACTCCTTCAATCTTAGCTCGGTGCATTACGTCCATTTGTAGTTCTTTTTCAATCGCAGAAATAGATACAAACGCTGCTCCTAAGCCAGCTTGCACTGCATTTTTAATTGCTTCGATGGAATTCAGTTCCATTTCTATCGATAGCTGTCTGGTTTCAATACCATGGCGAGACAACACTTGGTCAATCACCTTGCGAATCGTGGATTGTGAATCTAGGGCAATAAATTTTAAGCCGTATAGATCATCCTTCTTGATAAACTCTTGACTAGCTAAGGGGTGAAAAACTGGCATAATTAGTGCAAGTTCATCTTCAGAGTAGGGAATTATTTCTAAGGACTCTTGTAATTCCGAGGGAACTTCACCCCCAATAATCGCTAAATCAATCTGTCCATTGGCAACACTCCACGATGTGCGCCTTGTAGAATGAACTTGGAGTTGCACAGACACATCTGGATACCGCTGACGAAACAGCCCCATCATCCGGGGCAACAGATAGGTGCCCGTGGTTTGACTAGCACCGATGACTAATGTGCCACCCTGAAGATTTTGTAAATCTTCAATTGCTCGACATGTTTCTTGACAAAGGGTGAGGATTTTCTCTCCGTAGCTTAGTAACAGATGACCTGCTTCTGTGAGTTGGGCACGCCGCCCGCCGCGATCGAACAAGGGTACATCCAACTGCCGTTCCAAGTTTTGCACCTGTAAGCTGACTGCAGGTTGGGATACATACAAGCTATCAGCAGCTCGCTTAAAACTTCCCTCGGCAGCAATTGCTTTGAGGATGCGGAGTTGGTCTAAGGTAAAAGGAAGGTCAGACATAAGTGCTATGACTTCACAAGTGCTATGACTATAGAGAGAAAACTGGAATGACCAAACGCCTAATCACCATCCTCACAGGAGGTTGCTCTTACAACACGTTTTGACATAACTTGTAGCAATTGATTGACACTAAGTAAATAAATAATTTTGTAGTTCAATAATTTTTATTTCTCTATGAAACGGGAGGTCATCCAAAATTTTCTCAATCTGCCAGGAGTTGCGGGTGTTGCTCTGATTGACGATCGCTCCCGCCCCTGCTTTTTGGGCATTGACCGAACCCTCAACACTCAACAACGAGATGCGCTGGCCCAAGGAATTCGCCAAGTGCTATCAACGATTCCTCAAGATTTTGAGTCCCTTGAGTTTCAATTCACTAACCATCATCTTTACATCTATAAATTGAACCACAGCATTATTATGCTGGTGTTGGCCTATAGCACTCTAGATTACACCAACTACATCAAGGCGCTACACAGTCTCAAAAATGGCCTAGAAACAGATATTACTCAAGGAGTAGCTACGTTTCGGCTACTTGCAAGTGAAATTACCCTTTCTGGCCAACAATTTGCCCGCAAGCTTAGCAAAGAAGATGCACAGCAGACAGTCTCTAAGCCAACAGATGTGCTTAAAGCTGCTAATGAAGCAGGGTTGCCTACTAGTCGGTATCCTGCTACACCACTAGCATCTCTAATTGATCAGAAAAACCATCGGCGGCTACCAGAAGATACGGTATTGACTACTAGGTCAGTTGCTATGCCGTCTCAACCCGATCGCACCAAGGTGTCTAGTCCTAAGATGACACCCTCTACCGCAGAGATTGCAAACTATCCACCAGCTACACCATCTCTTGCCCAACCGACTCTAAAAGAATTTATAGCTGCTGTTAACATACTGAGCCACTTTACAACCAAGTATTTGGGTACCGCTGTGATTGCGAACTATTGGAAGACGTGTCGTCCTGATAATGACTGGTTAAAGCAATTCACAGTCGATTGGGCTGCTAAGATTACGATCACAGCAACATCAAACTGCGATGTTCATCAGCCGATTAATCCTGAACAGTTACAACTGCTGCGTATGTGGGTACATAGTTTTATAGAGCGTTGTACTGTAGTGATCCGTGATTATCCGCAGTTGCTGAGTCAGAGTACTTTAACTGATCGTCAACGATCCATACTTCTATAGATTTCAGGCTGTAAGCCTACAAGCTAGTATGCGAATATCCTGCTCTAGCTGGGCTTAGGTGCGTCATCCCTGAATGTTGCTCTCTGGCTCTTTTCTCCTAAACATCCACGCTATTAGCAAACTTAAACTATGGTTAAGATCGTTAAGCTTGAACCCATCGCCCAAGAAACTGAGGTTGAAACCAATGGCAGCTTGTTGTCTGTGCTGTTGAACAAAGAGTTAGATGTGTTGAAGGAATGTGGCGGGCGGGGCATGTGTGCTACCTGCCATGTTTATATCAAAGAAGGAATGCAGGCATTGTCGCCGATGAATCGTCGAGAACAACGCACCCTAGAGGTGATTACAACCTGTAAGGCAAATTCTCGGTTGGCATGTCAAGCCAGGGTCATGGCTAATGGGGTTGTAGTTGAACTGCCTGCGGGTATGTACGTTAACTCGTTGCAAGATATTGAGGCCCTAATTGGGCGTAGGGCTGAGCAAAATCTGTTGCACCCAGTTACAGGTCAAATTCTGGTGGAAGAGGGTAAGTTAATTACTCGCTCTGTGCTGAAGCAACTAGAAACCACACCTAGCTTTAAGGTAAGTGATTACTTTATCCAATCGTCAGATGTCTAAATAATCAGGCGATCATCAATAGATCAGCTAGATAAGCCGCCTATGTGGGTATTGTTGGTTGCTGTTACAGGTTTCGCTACGATCAGTACCTTTGCTGTGCTGCAACCAGAGCAATCAGGACGGTGGCGGCAAGCTTTTCTGAAGGCGGCGATCGTGCACGGTGTTGCGATTGTCCTAGTAACAGAGTTGCTGAGTGTGTGGCAAGCTCTGACGTTTTTGACAATAGCTGGGTTTTGGCTTGTGGGGGCGATCGTGGCTGGCTTTAGCCTTGTGCGAGTTAGCATCCGGCGATCTCAGCGTCAGGTAGGGAATCAGCTAAGGCACCAGAGGTGGCGACTAGCAGCCCAGTGGCAAGCAATGCCCTTATTAGAGCGCATTAGTGCAATAGGCATTGTTACCACACTACTCATTACCCTGTTGACAGCATTGGTCGCTGTGCCTAACAACTGGGATGCAATGGTTTACCACATGCCGCGCGTCATGCATTGGATCCAGAATCGCACTGTAGCCCATTACCCATCGGTTGAGGTGCGACAACTAGCCTTTATGCCAGGTGCAGGCTATGTGATTAGCCACTTGCAACTGTTAGCCGGGGGTGATCGGTTTGCCAATATGCCTCAGTGGTTTGCTTTTCTAGGTTGTGTATTGGGCACATCGTTAATCGCTGAGCAAGTTTCAGGTAAGCGCACAGCTTGGATAGCAGCCCTAGGATGTGCCAGTTTGCCGATGGCGGTGATGCAATCTACAACTCCCCAAACTGACTTATTTACTGCCTTTTGGCTATTGTGTTTGGCCTATTTTGTGCTAAGACCCTACCCAGGTCAGCCTCTTAGTTCTCCGAAACACCAGAGTATGGTTGGGCCTGCACAGGATGCAGCTTGGGTAGCAGCAGCACTCGGCTTGGGGATTGTGTCTAAACCAACTGCCTGGATATTTAGTATCCCCCTTGTTGGGATTTTTGGGTTACGACTGCTGTATCACGCATGGCGATCGCGTAATCCCCTGGTGGCGATTATCCAAGCTGGAATCACGACTGCGATTATCAGCTTAGTGAGTCTAGTGCCAGCGTTGCCTAGCTTTTGGCGCAATATTCAAACCTTTGGTTCTTTCACAGGGGGCAGTCACGGAACTACTAATGAACAGTTGGGGCTAGTTACACTGGTGTCTAACCTGTTGAAAAATCTCGCCTCGAATTTGCCCATTCCAGGGTTTTGGCACTGGATTGACAGCATTCATACCCATTGGTTGCAGGTGAGCTTAGATGACCAGAGATTTACCTTAGGACTTTCACCGCTGACTGCCCCGTTTTCTAGCCCAACGAAGGCCTTGTTTAAGGTAGTTGCTCCCCATGAGGATGTAGTGGGGTATCCAGTGCACTTGCTGTTGTTTGGCATGGCTGCGGTTGCTTTGGCGTGGCAATGGGGGCATCTGCTGAGGGAAAGATACAGGAACGATGAGCAATGGCTGCCCTCTAAGCCATGCTTTGATGTCATGATCGGCCAGTATCCCCACCTCATCACCCTGATAGGATTGAGCACTGTGGTTGTCATTAATTTTCTGTTGGTTTGCCTGCTGTTAAAGTGGCAACCCTGGATTAACCGCCTACTGTTGCCGATCGCTGTCCTTGCCATTCCAGTTATTGCCTATTATGTGGCCAGTTGGCAGGCACCATGGCGAACCCTGTTGGTGAGTGGGTTAAGTGCAATGGCAGTTATCTATGCACTCATGCCCATGCGTCATCCGTTGATTCCATTACCTGTCCCTTCATCGGAGCAATCTCCTTCAATTTTGACCTTGACTCGACAACAGATGTATTTCAGCGGTGCCCGCAAGGATTTAGCAGTACCCTATCAGCGTGCTGTTGATGCTGTTCAAACCATGGGCTGTACTCGCCTTGGTCTAGTGTTGGGCACCGAAGCTTGGGAATATCCTTTTTGGATTCTGCTGAAGGCAGCGCTAGCACAACCAATTCATATCCAGCACCTCAATGTGCAGAATCCATCCAAGTGGCTGATCCCTAAGGGAGAACCAGCATCTATTTGTGCAGTAGTGGCTATTGACACCACGATCGTGCCAGATCTACCAGGGATCGCCCTTCTACCTGTGCTAACTACGGATCATGTGACCGT harbors:
- the gatA gene encoding Asp-tRNA(Asn)/Glu-tRNA(Gln) amidotransferase subunit GatA, with the protein product MASIRELHEQLVNKERSAVELTQEYLNRIEAVEPKVRSLLHVTAEQALDQARRVDTQIAAGQTVGLLAGIPIVVKDNLCTQGIPTTCGSRILQNFIPPYESTVTQRLKAAGAVIVGKANMDEFAMGSSTETSAYQVTANPWDLERVPGGSSGGSAAAVAAGECVVSLGSDTGGSIRLPASFCGVVGMKPTYGRVSRYGLVAYASSLDQIGPFGRSVEDTAILLQAIAGYDPNDSTSLNVPVPDYQKALRPDLKIKSYRRIGVIKETFGSGLSPSVEKAVTTAIEQLQDLGAEIQVVSCPSFNYGLPTYYIIACSEASANLARYDGVKYGYRAEDAEDLVTMYTRSRAEGFGSEVKRRIMLGTYALSAGYYDAYYLKAQKVRTLIKQDFERAFEQVDVLISPTSPTTAFKIGEKTTDPLSMYLS
- a CDS encoding LysR family transcriptional regulator, translated to MSDLPFTLDQLRILKAIAAEGSFKRAADSLYVSQPAVSLQVQNLERQLDVPLFDRGGRRAQLTEAGHLLLSYGEKILTLCQETCRAIEDLQNLQGGTLVIGASQTTGTYLLPRMMGLFRQRYPDVSVQLQVHSTRRTSWSVANGQIDLAIIGGEVPSELQESLEIIPYSEDELALIMPVFHPLASQEFIKKDDLYGLKFIALDSQSTIRKVIDQVLSRHGIETRQLSIEMELNSIEAIKNAVQAGLGAAFVSISAIEKELQMDVMHRAKIEGVEVKRTLSVILNPNRYRSKAAEAFIREILPKFSTYPDLFQKEAAPESVEPHNVTVSIEE
- a CDS encoding 2Fe-2S iron-sulfur cluster-binding protein is translated as MVKIVKLEPIAQETEVETNGSLLSVLLNKELDVLKECGGRGMCATCHVYIKEGMQALSPMNRREQRTLEVITTCKANSRLACQARVMANGVVVELPAGMYVNSLQDIEALIGRRAEQNLLHPVTGQILVEEGKLITRSVLKQLETTPSFKVSDYFIQSSDV